One part of the Malus sylvestris chromosome 2, drMalSylv7.2, whole genome shotgun sequence genome encodes these proteins:
- the LOC126613647 gene encoding ATP-dependent zinc metalloprotease FTSH 9, chloroplastic-like isoform X1, whose translation MYNERDRVGLSRSRAIEKIALFYVAVLAGLLHRFPANFTQQTAGQIRNRESGGSADAKASEQGEEITFADVAGVDEAKAELEEIVEFLWNPDKYIRPGARPPRGVLLELWNLQWLAGIAVYHVQIIREGAIPSEELHLEKSSWVVNCDWKFYSSHGS comes from the exons ATGTATAACGAAAGGGACCGAGTTGGCCTCTCCCGCTCTCGCGCCATTGAAAAG ATAGCTTTGTTTTATGTTGCTGTGCTTGCAGGGCTTCTCCACAGGTTCCCTGCAAACTTTACTCAG CAAACAGCTGGTCAGATTAGGAACAGGGAATCTGGGGGCTCTGCTGATGCTAAAGCATCCGAACAAGGGGAAGAAATAACCTTTGCCGATGTTGCTGGCGTTGATGAGGCTAAAGCAGAGCTAGAAGAAATTGTG GAATTTCTTTGGAATCCAGACAAGTATATACGACCTGGTGCACGTCCTCCACGTGGGGTTCTCCTG GAACTGTGGAACCTGCAATGGTTGGCAGGCATTGCGGTGTACCATGTGCAGATTATTAGGGAGGGTGCAATACCAAGTGAAGAATTACACCTTGAGAAG AGCTCTTGGGTTGTCAATTGTGACTGGAAATTCTACTCCTCACATGGATCATAG
- the LOC126613647 gene encoding ATP-dependent zinc metalloprotease FTSH 9, chloroplastic-like isoform X2: MYNERDRVGLSRSRAIEKIALFYVAVLAGLLHRFPANFTQQTAGQIRNRESGGSADAKASEQGEEITFADVAGVDEAKAELEEIVEFLWNPDKYIRPGARPPRGVLLS; encoded by the exons ATGTATAACGAAAGGGACCGAGTTGGCCTCTCCCGCTCTCGCGCCATTGAAAAG ATAGCTTTGTTTTATGTTGCTGTGCTTGCAGGGCTTCTCCACAGGTTCCCTGCAAACTTTACTCAG CAAACAGCTGGTCAGATTAGGAACAGGGAATCTGGGGGCTCTGCTGATGCTAAAGCATCCGAACAAGGGGAAGAAATAACCTTTGCCGATGTTGCTGGCGTTGATGAGGCTAAAGCAGAGCTAGAAGAAATTGTG GAATTTCTTTGGAATCCAGACAAGTATATACGACCTGGTGCACGTCCTCCACGTGGGGTTCTCCTG TCTTGA
- the LOC126613635 gene encoding putative disease resistance protein RGA3 isoform X2, with translation MAEGVLFNIAEGIIGSLQKLALEEIGLLYGVKDELKKLEDTVTKIKNVLLDAEEKKANHGVTEWLKKLEDVVYDVDDLLDEFYTEARWRQMVIGNKISKQVRLFFSSSNQLVFRLKIGHKIKEIRVTLNVIEADKRFQFDVRLEETRFVSKERESHSFVRKEEIIGRDKEKREIVGLLLDPIPEENVSIISLIGIGGLGKTALAQLVFNDETVQKNFELKIWVCVSDIFELNVLVAKITNSTLGNLRMDQLQNDLRKLIDGKRYLIVLDDVWNENREKWLSLKSLLMGGARGSRILITTCSEVVARISDTNKPYILRGLEEKESWSLFKQMAFKTEQESENPSIKAIGVEIVGKCKGIPLAIRTIGRMLYSKNRENEWLAFKNNDLSKVNQEARDVLPTLKLSYDILPSHLKHCFAYCSLFPKDYEIDRKTLVNLWMAQGFVKSIDQNESLEDAGYEYFLELAWRSFFQEVTYDEFGMISSCKMHDLMHDLAKSVSGMEITIVVENEDNFSEKLRHVSFDHSIGPWLIEKIRTSLLKAHKLRTFFYISEYRYGFHDDGSIKSFCNAIASNFKSLRMLSLNGLVIRALPNSLRKLRHLRYLDLRGNPIERLPKWIVRLQNLQTLNLSGCDMLVELPRDINKLFNLRHLMVDGCIRLNHMPYGLGELTCLRTLDRFVLSEDSCISRGGAGLGELNRLNNLTGSMSIEKLWNGKDMVSEAISANMKEKQSLTSLSLWWKVNTTGDVNEAENGEMLLEALQPHSNLKELSVYFFDGVKFAGWLSSLTNIVNLRLEDCQTCQYLPPFDHLPRLKVLSLDGLDALEYISDASSSASRISFFPSLKKIYLWNCPNLKGWWKQSALIGSPMTENEHQHIQQSSLLYVWNCPNLTSMPLYPHLEDELSLRNTSLNEAIRRDDDDR, from the coding sequence ATGGCGGAAGGGGTCCTCTTCAACATTGCCGAAGGAATCATTGGAAGCTTGCAGAAACTTGCTCTTGAAGAGATCGGATTGCTTTACGGTGTCAAAGATGAGCTCAAAAAGCTTGAGGACACAGttaccaaaattaaaaatgttctTCTTGATGCAGAAGAAAAGAAGGCCAATCATGGAGTCACAGAGTGGCTGAAAAAACTAGAAGATGTAGTTTATGATGTTGACGACTTGCTAGATGAATTCTACACTGAAGCTCGGTGGAGACAAATGGTAATTGGAAATAAAATTTCGAAGCAGGTACGCCTCTTTTTCTCAAGCTCAAACCAACTTGTTTTTCGGCTAAAGATCGGTCATAAGATAAAAGAAATTAGGGTGACACTTAATGTGATTGAGGCTGACAAAAGGTTTCAATTTGATGTGCGTCTTGAAGAGACACGATTTGTAAGTAAAGAGAGGGAAAGTCACTCATTTGTCCGTAAGGAAGAAATCATAGGGAGGGataaagagaaaagggaaattgtAGGACTTCTGTTAGATCCTATTCCTGAAGAGAATGTGTCAATCATTTCCTTAATTGGGATTGGAGGTTTGGGAAAAACTGCACTAGCCCAACTTGTTTTCAACGACGAAACAGTCCAGAAGAATTTTGAGTTGAAAATATGGGTATGTGTCTCTGATATATTTGAGTTGAATGTGCTTGTTGCAAAAATCACTAATAGTACACTTGGAAACCTTAGGATGGATCAATTGCAAAATGACCTTCGAAAACTAATAGATGGAAAGAGATACCTCATTGTGTTAGATGATGTATGGAATGAAAATAGGGAAAAATGGCTTAGTTTGAAAAGCTTGTTGATGGGTGGTGCAAGAGGTAGTAGAATATTGATAACCACTTGTAGTGAAGTAGTTGCAAGGATCTCAGACACAAATAAGCCATATATCTTGAGGGGTTTGGAAGAAAAAGAATCATGGTCTTTATTTAAGCAAATGGCCTTCAAAACAGAACAAGAGTCAGAAAATCCAAGTATTAAGGCAATTGGGGTAGAGATTGTTGGAAAATGTAAGGGCATCCCACTTGCTATAAGGACAATAGGGCGGATGCTCTACTCTAAGAATCGGGAAAATGAATGGTTGGCTTTCAAGAATAACGACCTTTCAAAAGTAAATCAGGAAGCAAGGGATGTTTTACCAACACTTAAGCTAAGCTATGATATACTCCCATCACATTTGAAACATTGTTTTGCATATTGTAGCTTGTTCCCTAAAGATTATGAGATTGATAGAAAGACATTGGTTAACCTCTGGATGGCACAAGGGTTTGTTAAGTCTATAGATCAAAATGAGAGTTTGGAAGATGCTGGTTATGAATATTTTTTGGAATTGGCGTGGAGATCTTTTTTCCAAGAGGTAACATATGATGAGTTTGGTATGATAAGTAGTTGTAAAATGCACGACCTCATGCATGACCTTGCAAAATCAGTGTCTGGGATGGAAATCACCATAGTAGTTGAAAATGAGgataatttttctgaaaaactTCGTCATGTGTCTTTTGATCATTCAATTGGTCCGTGGTTAATTGAAAAAATTCGTACATCTTTGCTAAAGGCACATAAGTTGCGGACATTTTTCTATATTAGCGAATATCGGTACGGTTTTCATGATGATGGGTCTATTAAGTCATTTTGCAATGCAATTGCTTCAAATTTCAAGTCATTGCGCATGTTGAGTCTGAATGGATTGGTTATCAGAGCATTACCAAATTCCCTACGTAAACTGAGACATTTAAGATATCTCGATCTTAGAGGAAATCCCATTGAGAGGCTCCCGAAGTGGATAGTTAGACTTCAGAATCTACAAACCCTCAATCTGTCTGGTTGTGATATGCTTGTGGAACTGCCAAGAGACATTAATAAATTGTTCAATTTAAGGCATCTCATGGTAGATGGGTGTATCAGATTGAATCATATGCCGTATGGTTTGGGAGAATTGACTTGTCTTCGGACATTGGATAGATTTGTTTTGAGTGAAGACAGTTGCATCTCAAGGGGCGGTGCTGGGCTTGGCGAATTGAACAGGCTTAACAACTTGACGGGAAGTATGAGCATTGAAAAGTTGTGGAACGGGAAAGATATGGTGTCAGAAGCAATCTCTGCAAATATGAAGGAAAAACAGAGTCTTACTTCGTTGTCTTTGTGGTGGAAGGTAAATACTACAGGTGACGTCAATGAGGCTGAAAATGGTGAAATGTTATTGGAAGCActgcaacctcattcaaatttGAAAGAGTTATCGGTGTATTTTTTTGACGGTGTGAAGTTTGCAGGTTGGCTTTCTTCTCTCACAAATATTGTTAATCTCAGATTGGAGGACTGCCAAACATGTCAGTATCTCCCACCATTTGATCATTTACCTCGTCTTAAGGTTCTTAGCCTTGATGGGCTTGATGCTTTGGAGTACATTTCAGATGCTTCATCGTCGGCGTCTCGAATTTCATTCTTCCCCTCCTTAAAGAAAATTTACCTATGGAATTGTCCTAATCTCAAGGGATGGTGGAAGCAGAGTGCTCTAATTGGCTCCCCAATGACAGAGAATGAGCATCAGCATATACAGCAGTCATCGCTATTATATGTCTGGAATTGTCCTAACCTAACTTCCATGCCACTCTATCCACATCTTGAAGACGAGCTGTCCTTGCGTAATACCAGCTTGAATGAAGCCATTAGAAGAGACGATGATGATCGGTGA
- the LOC126613645 gene encoding uncharacterized protein LOC126613645, which yields MVKMATGLLSLLLAFALLLTNPASAALPLDGLLANGNFEEPPKPTDLKKTVIIGKNSLPKWEIDGLVEYISAGPQPGGMYFDVAHGVHAVRLGNDASISQTIKVKLGSLYALTFGASRTCAQEEVLRVSVPPQAGDLPLQTLYSSNGGDTYAWGFRATSETVKVTFHNPGIQEDPACGPLLDAVAIKELFPVYPSRDNLVRNPGFEEAPHRLFNSSHGVLLPPKQLDATSPLPGWIIESLKAIKFIDAKHFNVPFGKGAVELVAGRESAIAQVLRTVPNKLYSLSFTVGDARNGCHGSMMVEAFAGKETLKVPFTSKGKGGFKTASFRFKAVSIRTRITFFSSFYHTKDYGALCGPILDEVKVSPVA from the exons ATGGTGAAAATGGCTACTGGGTTGCTCTCACTTTTGCTTGCATTCGCATTGCTGCTCACTAATCCTGCTTCTGCAGCTTTGCCTTTGGATg GACTCTTGGCCAATGGCAACTTTGAAGAACCGCCAAAACCAACAGACCTCAAGAAAACAGTTATCATAGGCAAAAATTCACTGCCCAAATGGGAAATCGATGGCCTCGTGGAGTACATCTCCGCGGGGCCGCAACCCGGCGGAATGTACTTTGATGTAGCTCATGGTGTCCATGCTGTGAGGCTTGGCAATGATGCCTCAATCTCCCAGACCATTAAGGTCAAGCTAGGGTCTCTTTATGCCCTAACATTTGGGGCATCAAGGACTTGTGCCCAAGAGGAGGTTTTGAGGGTGTCAGTTCCCCCCCAGGCAGGGGACCTTCCTCTGCAAACCTTGTACAGCAGCAATGGCGGCGACACTTACGCTTGGGGATTCAGAGCAACTTCTGAAACTGTTAAAGTGACCTTTCACAATCCTGGGATTCAAGAGGATCCTGCTTGTGGTCCACTCTTGGATGCAGTTGCTATCAAGGAGCTTTTCCCCGTGTACCCCTCTAGAG ATAATTTGGTCAGAAACCCTGGCTTTGAAGAGGCTCCCCACAGGTTATTCAACTCTTCCCATGGTGTACTCCTCCCTCCAAAACAACTAGATGCGACATCCCCGCTCCCCGGCTGGATCATCGAGTCCCTCAAGGCCATAAAGTTCATCGACGCAAAACATTTCAATGTTCCATTTGGAAAGGGCGCAGTTGAGCTTGTTGCGGGGAGAGAAAGTGCCATAGCCCAGGTTCTTAGAACCGTTCCCAACAAGCTCTACAGCCTTTCATTCACTGTCGGTGATGCAAGAAACGGCTGCCATGGATCAATGATGGTTGAAGCATTTGCCGGCAAGGAAACGCTCAAAGTTCCCTTCACCTCCAAAGGAAAAGGCGGGTTCAAGACGGCCAGTTTCAGGTTCAAAGCGGTTTCAATCAGGACCAGAATCACGTTCTTCAGCTCCTTCTACCACACCAAGGACTATGGAGCTCTTTGCGGCCCTATCCTAGATGAAGTTAAGGTTTCCCCTGTTGCTTAA
- the LOC126613646 gene encoding cytochrome b5 domain-containing protein RLF-like encodes MENDNDFTFCQVGPPGNQDGYETKKLTSDIENITIKDGLSNGTSSNENRGVLWQGGLPGGATSKKQETVGSLSVSVIDASSMKKKSEVPKQLKSGDAGKSVKPATRAKVPFEKGYSQMDWLKLTRTHPDLAGLKGQSNKRLISLNEVKQHQKGDSMWTVLKGRVYNLSPYMRFHPGGVDILKKAVGKDCTSLFNKYHAWVNAEFLLEKCLVGTLDDGEGQHSNHWDSSAPS; translated from the exons ATGGAGAATGATAATGATTTCACTTTTTGTCAG GTTGGTCCACCAGGCAACCAGGATGGTTATGAGACAAAGAAGCTCACTTCAGATATAGAAAACATTACCATAAAGGATGGATTGTCAAATGGAACTAGTAGTAATGAGAATAGAGGTGTTCTGTGGCAAGGTGGATTACCAGGAGGAGCCACTTCCAAAAAACAGGAAACAGTTGGTTCTTTGTCTGTCAGTGTCATTGATGCATCATCCATGAAAAAGAAATCTGAAGTTCCGAAGCAACTAAAATCAGGTGATGCTGGAAAGTCAGTGAAGCCTGCAACTCGTGCTAAAGTTCCTTTTGAGAAGGGGTATAGCCAAATGGATTGGCTCAAACTTACTCGAACACATCCTGACCTTGCAG GTTTAAAGGGACAATCAAATAAGAGGCTTATTTCACTGAATGAAGTTAAACAGCACCAAAAAGGAGATTCAATGTGGACTGTTCTAAAAGGCCGTGTGTACAATTTGTCTCCATACATGAGATTTCACCCTGGAG gTGTTGATATTCTAAAGAAGGCTGTGGGAAAAGACTGCACATCTTTGTTCA ataaatacCATGCTTGGGTGAATGCTGAATTTTTACTCGAGAAATGTCTCGTTGGTACTTTAGACGACGGTGAAGGGCAACATTCCAATCATTGGGATTCTTCGGCCCCCTCATGA
- the LOC126613644 gene encoding pentatricopeptide repeat-containing protein At5g64320, mitochondrial has protein sequence MYKIPNILTPLTRNLQSLLKPHCFAILSAGYFKDVSDRVLNDKGSESENEWEKILKPFDLNELRKSLVQITPIQLCKLLQLPLDVPSSMEIFELVGAQKGYCHSFDVYYVLIDKLGAAGEFKIIDRLLMQIKEKGFNFSESLFIMIMKYYGRAGLPGQATRLLLDMRGVYSCEPTFRSYNVVLDILVAGNCPKVAPNVFYDMLSRGISPNVYTFGVVLKALCMVNEVDSACSLLKDMTKHGCVPNSVVYQTLIHALSKNNQVNEALRLLEEMFLMGCTPDVQTFNDIIHGLCKVNRIHEAARLVDRMLVRGFTPDDVTYGVLMHGLCRTGQVDEARALLNKVPSPNIVLFNTLINGYVMSGRFDEAKAVLYDGMLGNGCNPDVYTFNILIHGLCKKGCLSSARELVSEMEIKGCKPNVITYTIMIDGFCKEGQLEEAGDVLNEMSYKGLSLNTVGYNRLISALCKDGKVQEALKLFCEISSKGCKPDVFTFSSLIFGLCKVDQMEEALGLYRDMLLEGVVANTVTYNTLINAFLTRGAIQEALKLVNEMVFRGCPLDKITYNGLIKALCKAGAVEKARGLFEEMMMKGLHPDSISCNILINGMCRSGKVYDALEFLRDMIHRGLMPDIVTYNSLINGLCKMGNICEALNLFDRLQAEGMCPDVITYNTLISWHCKQGMIDDASLLLHRGVNNGLIPNHWTWYILVSYLSKERGEVNQSFIGIDREESYFSFF, from the coding sequence ATGTATAAAATACCAAATATTTTGACCCCTCTGACAAGAAATTTGCAATCTTTGTTAAAACCCCACTGTTTTGCAATTTTGTCAGCTGGGTATTTTAAGGATGTTAGTGATAGAGTGTTGAATGATAAAGGATCAGAGTCAGAAAATGAGTGGGAGAAGATTCTTAAGCCCTTTGAcctcaatgaacttaggaagtCACTTGTTCAAATCACTCCAATTCAACTTTGTAAGTTGCTTCAACTTCCACTCGATGTGCCCTCGTCGATGGAGATATTTGAGTTGGTTGGCGCCCAGAAGGGGTATTGCCATTCTTTTGATGTGTACTATGTGTTAATTGATAAGCTCGGGGCAGCCggggaatttaaaattatagATAGGTTGTTGATGCAGATTAAGGAGAAGGGGTTTAATTTTAGTGAGTCCCTTTTCATTATGATTATGAAGTATTATGGGAGGGCTGGTTTGCCCGGACAAGCGACCAGGCTGCTTTTAGACATGAGAGGTGTTTATTCATGTGAACCGACTTTTAGATCGTATAATGTTGTATTGGATATACTTGTGGCTGGGAATTGCCCTAAGGTTGCTCCCAATGTCTTCTATGACATGTTGAGTAGAGGTATCTCTCCCAATGTTTACACGTTTGGAGTGGTTCTGAAAGCACTTTGTATGGTTAATGAGGTGGATTCCGCTTGCTCGCTTCTAAAAGACATGACGAAGCATGGTTGTGTGCCAAATTCAGTGGTTTACCAGACTCTTATACATGCACTCTCCAAGAATAATCAAGTGAATGAAGCATTGAGACTTTTGGAGGAAATGTTTTTGATGGGTTGTACACCTGATGTTCAGACTTTCAATGATATTATCCATGGTCTTTGCAAGGTCAATCGGATTCATGAGGCAGCAAGATTGGTTGATCGGATGCTTGTCCGGGGGTTTACTCCTGATGATGTGACTTACGGAGTTTTAATGCATGGATTATGCAGAACAGGGCAAGTTGATGAAGCAAGGGCATTGTTGAACAAAGTGCCTTCCCCAAATATTGTGCTTTTCAATACCTTGATTAATGGTTATGTTATGAGTGGACGGTTTGATGAAGCCAAAGCTGTTCTATATGATGGTATGTTAGGTAATGGCTGCAACCCTGATGTATATACATTTAACATACTGATTCATGGGCTCTGCAAGAAGGGCTGTTTGAGTTCTGCTCGTGAATTGGTCAGTGAGATGGAAATTAAGGGCTGCAAGCCTAATGTAATAACTTACACCATAATGATTGATGGGTTCTGCAAGGAGGGCCAACTGGAGGAAGCTGGTGATGTTTTAAATGAGATGTCATACAAGGGACTAAGTCTGAATACCGTGGGATACAATCGTCTAATTTCTGCTCTATGCAAGGATGGGAAAGTCCAGGAAGCTTTAAAATTGTTTTGTGAAATCTCAAGCAAAGGATGTAAGCCAGACGTATTTACGTTTAGTTCTCTAATATTTGGACTGTGCAAGGTTGATCAAATGGAAGAGGCATTGGGATTGTACCGTGATATGTTACTGGAGGGTGTTGTTGCCAACACTGTTACTTACAACACGTTAATTAATGCTTTCTTGACAAGAGGTGCAATACAAGAAGCACTTAAGCTTGTAAATGAAATGGTATTTAGAGGATGCCCTCTCGACAAAATAACCTATAATGGGCTAATTAAGGCACTCTGTAAAGCTGGAGCTGTTGAAAAGGCAAGGGGATTGTTTGAAGAAATGATGATGAAGGGACTTCATCCTGATAGTATCTCCTGTAATATTTTGATTAATGGTATGTGTAGAAGTGGCAAAGTATATGACGCACTTGAGTTTCTACGAGATATGATTCATCGGGGTTTGATGCCAGACATAGTCACTTATAATAGCCTCATAAATGGTCTATGCAAGATGGGAAACATTTGTGAAGCTTTGAATCTCTTTGATAGATTACAAGCTGAAGGGATGTGTCCTGATGTTATTACTTATAACACTCTGATCAGTTGGCACTGCAAACAAGGAATGATTGATGATGCTAGTTTACTTCTACATAGAGGCGTGAATAATGGTTTGATACCAAATCATTGGACTTGGTATATACTGGTCAGCTACTTGTCTAAAGAAAGGGGAGAGGTGAATCAGAGCTTTATTGGTATTGATCGGGAGGAATCTTATTTTAGTTTCTTCTAG